A portion of the Sulfuriferula sp. AH1 genome contains these proteins:
- a CDS encoding NRAMP family divalent metal transporter, which yields MPNVKTVSQDSEQSWLKKLGPGLITGAADDDPSGIATYSQAGAQFGFNMLWTVLFTYPLMVGIQVVSARIGRVSGHGLATNIRNHYPAWLLYCVVGLLLIANTINIAADVSAMGEALKLIMGGPAQLYAVAFGVISLLLQMFIPYRRYVRLLKWLTLSLLVYVATVFVVDIAWSRVLGSIVRPDLSWKQEYITTVVAVFGTTISPYLFFWQASQEVEDQLMDTRARPLIRAPSQAKVNLKRIKIDTYIGMGFSNLVAFFIILTTAVTLNQHGITDIQTSAQAATALRPIAGDFAFMLFSAGIIGTGMLAIPVLAGSSAYAMAGAFRWKASLERKPMRAKQFYGIIAVSTLIGIALGFTTLDPIKALYWSAVINGVISVPIMVVMMLMATRSEIMGQFVISARLKLLGWLATLMMALAVGAMLFTF from the coding sequence GTGCCCAACGTGAAAACCGTTTCGCAGGACTCGGAGCAGTCATGGCTGAAAAAGCTCGGCCCCGGGCTCATCACCGGCGCAGCGGATGACGACCCCAGCGGTATTGCGACCTATTCGCAAGCAGGCGCGCAGTTCGGTTTCAATATGCTGTGGACGGTGCTATTCACCTATCCCCTGATGGTCGGCATACAGGTAGTGAGCGCCAGAATAGGGCGGGTCAGCGGGCATGGCCTCGCCACTAATATTCGTAACCATTATCCGGCCTGGCTTTTGTATTGCGTGGTCGGATTGTTATTGATCGCCAACACGATCAATATTGCAGCGGATGTTTCCGCGATGGGCGAAGCTTTGAAATTGATCATGGGTGGCCCGGCGCAATTGTATGCGGTGGCGTTTGGCGTCATCTCGTTGTTGTTGCAGATGTTCATTCCTTATCGACGTTATGTTCGCCTTCTCAAATGGCTTACCTTGTCCTTGCTGGTGTATGTGGCCACGGTGTTTGTCGTGGATATTGCATGGTCGCGGGTGCTGGGCAGCATAGTCAGACCGGATTTGTCATGGAAGCAGGAGTACATTACCACTGTCGTGGCCGTATTCGGCACCACCATCAGCCCTTATCTATTCTTCTGGCAGGCATCTCAGGAAGTCGAAGATCAATTGATGGATACCCGGGCGCGCCCCTTGATAAGGGCGCCGAGTCAGGCCAAAGTCAATCTTAAACGCATCAAGATAGACACTTACATCGGCATGGGTTTCTCCAATCTGGTTGCTTTCTTCATTATCCTGACTACGGCGGTGACGCTTAATCAGCACGGGATAACCGATATTCAGACATCGGCGCAGGCCGCAACGGCGCTGCGACCGATCGCCGGTGATTTTGCATTCATGCTGTTCAGCGCTGGCATCATCGGCACCGGAATGCTGGCGATCCCGGTTCTGGCAGGATCTTCCGCCTACGCGATGGCGGGGGCGTTCAGATGGAAAGCCAGCCTCGAGCGCAAGCCGATGAGGGCGAAGCAATTTTACGGCATCATTGCCGTTTCCACCCTGATCGGCATCGCGTTGGGTTTTACCACGCTCGACCCGATCAAGGCCTTGTATTGGAGCGCGGTCATAAACGGCGTGATTTCCGTCCCGATCATGGTGGTGATGATGCTGATGGCGACGCGTTCAGAGATCATGGGCCAGTTCGTTATTTCCGCCAGACTGAAACTGCTGGGGTGGCTGGCGACGCTGATGATGGCGCTGGCGGTTGGGGCCATGCTGTTCACTTTTTGA